The DNA window TTATTAATCATTTCAATATTCCCACGGTCCCAGGCAAGTTCAATGGCATGGCGTATTGCCCTTTCTACCCGGCTGGGAGTAGTATGGTATTTTTGGGCAATCATCGGATATAACTCTTTTGTAATTGCTCCTAAAAGATTTACCTCTTTGGTTACCATTAAAATTGCATCCCGTAAATAATGATAGCCTTTGATATGGGCAGGTACACCCATCTCATGAATAATATTAGTAACTAATAAATCAAGATTTTTAGTTTTAGGTAATGATGCAAGGTTAGATGTTAGGTTGGAGGAAGTTACAGGTTTACTGGGAGTTGCTCCGTAAGCCAGTTGTCTAATCCTGGAAGCTAAGACCGAAAAATCAAAAGGTTTTAAGATATAATAATCCGCTCCCAGCTCTACCGCCCGCTGGGTTATAGACTCTTGCCCAAAGGCAGTAAGGAGGATAACTTTTGGCTTTTCTTCAAACTCTGCCAGTTTTTCTAACACACCTATACCATCTAAATGAGGCATAATAATATCAAGAACCACTATATCCGGTTTTTGATTGAAAATGACCTCTAAAGCCTCAATGCCATTATAGGCCACTCCTAAAAGCTCAAAATCTTCCTGCTGGTGTATAAATTCTTTTAAAAGCTCACAAAATTCCCGGTTGTCATCAACGATGACAATTCTAATTGGTTCCACCATCCCCGCCTCCTAAATATTACCTTGAAATTTTTTCCTCAATACATTTCGACGGCAACATTTTAATTCCTGCTTTTTACAAAACATTTTTTTCAGAAAAATAGCGACAATATTTTACAAAAACAAAATTGGGGCTCCCACCCCAGAGTTTATTATTATTATATATTTCTTTGAGCATATTTTCTATAAGTATTCCATAACCTTTGCTACTATCGCTTAAAAACACATGGGTTACAACTCCTATAAA is part of the Carboxydothermus pertinax genome and encodes:
- the spo0A gene encoding sporulation transcription factor Spo0A codes for the protein MVEPIRIVIVDDNREFCELLKEFIHQQEDFELLGVAYNGIEALEVIFNQKPDIVVLDIIMPHLDGIGVLEKLAEFEEKPKVILLTAFGQESITQRAVELGADYYILKPFDFSVLASRIRQLAYGATPSKPVTSSNLTSNLASLPKTKNLDLLVTNIIHEMGVPAHIKGYHYLRDAILMVTKEVNLLGAITKELYPMIAQKYHTTPSRVERAIRHAIELAWDRGNIEMINKYFGYTINVERGKPTNSEFIAMIADRLRLEAKVS